From Tepidisphaeraceae bacterium, a single genomic window includes:
- a CDS encoding RnfABCDGE type electron transport complex subunit D, whose protein sequence is MSNSLSQPQHTTDELLNSAGVTWSLDPITHSPLHAGVDLRRYYFLHVMAAVFPATMGLILYGWRALAVIAILMGSAMGAALIWQRIGSRGAQVHLLHVAWSALLLALMLPAHLASRGDGGEQNMPWLILVTAGCTLVMLMWTLGGIGAGRVSPVLVCFLLLNALYGHSFVAHHVLQRDNLVTGNLLDAQADGTRATGDPWINSEDSLGGDALWRDNSGQLLSSFTTGTESADPRLWLSLDVLLRDRLPPLEDFIVGGEPGPIGAGCALGVIVGGLFLLYRGLIDYRIPVLVIVFTYLTMLILPIPVLLTDQPQYHWLAMRVPSVTWQTALTFVHYELLAGPAIFMALFLATWPSIRPIERGARAVYAALIGILTAIFQLYASVSYGPYIALLIASLLTPWFDKWLRPKPLV, encoded by the coding sequence ATGTCCAACAGCCTTTCACAACCCCAGCACACCACCGACGAACTGCTGAACTCCGCCGGCGTCACGTGGTCGCTCGATCCGATCACGCACTCGCCGTTGCACGCGGGGGTCGATCTGCGGCGGTACTACTTCCTGCACGTGATGGCGGCGGTGTTCCCCGCGACGATGGGGCTCATCCTCTACGGTTGGCGGGCGCTGGCGGTCATTGCGATCCTCATGGGGTCGGCGATGGGGGCAGCGCTGATCTGGCAGCGCATTGGGTCGCGCGGGGCACAGGTGCACCTGCTGCACGTCGCGTGGTCGGCATTGCTGCTGGCGCTCATGCTGCCGGCACACCTGGCGTCGCGCGGCGACGGTGGTGAGCAGAACATGCCGTGGCTGATCCTGGTGACCGCCGGCTGCACGCTGGTGATGCTGATGTGGACGCTGGGCGGCATCGGCGCGGGGCGCGTGTCGCCCGTGCTGGTCTGCTTCCTGTTGTTGAACGCGCTGTACGGCCACTCGTTCGTCGCGCATCACGTGCTACAGCGGGACAACCTCGTCACGGGCAACCTGCTCGACGCGCAGGCCGACGGCACCCGCGCCACCGGTGACCCGTGGATCAATTCCGAAGATTCGCTCGGGGGTGATGCGCTGTGGCGAGATAATTCCGGGCAGTTGCTCAGCAGCTTCACCACCGGCACCGAATCGGCCGACCCGCGCCTGTGGTTGAGCCTGGACGTGCTGCTGCGCGACCGGTTGCCGCCGTTGGAGGATTTCATCGTCGGGGGTGAACCTGGGCCGATCGGCGCGGGGTGTGCGCTGGGCGTAATCGTCGGTGGGCTGTTCCTGCTGTACCGCGGGCTGATCGACTACCGCATTCCGGTGCTGGTCATCGTCTTCACGTACCTGACGATGCTGATCCTGCCGATCCCGGTACTGCTCACCGATCAACCGCAATACCACTGGCTGGCGATGCGCGTGCCTAGCGTAACGTGGCAGACCGCCCTCACGTTCGTGCATTACGAACTGCTGGCGGGCCCGGCGATCTTCATGGCGCTGTTCCTGGCAACCTGGCCGAGCATTCGCCCGATCGAGCGTGGGGCCCGCGCGGTATACGCGGCCCTCATCGGCATCCTGACAGCAATCTTCCAGCTATACGCGTCGGTGTCGTATGGGCCGTACATCGCGCTGTTGATCGCGAGCCTGTTGACGCCGTGGTTCGACAAATGGCTGAGGCCAAAGCCGCTCGTGTGA
- a CDS encoding ABC transporter permease subunit — protein MYRTYVILRHTFFEAIVQPIYSLLLAIGVGILTIFALLPFFTLGEDTIMFKAVGLDVILLLVLLATLFATSKSIFDEIEDRTMLTLMSKPVQKWQVLIGKYLGIILAALLAVVVLGAILCLATYLRIPADYQLRTNTLDERDVARLADYRAMHIAGLIPSLLLSWMQISVLAAIGVALSTRFSLVVNLPTVIILYIAGNLTRFLFPINFGANDAGTPLADRSVIVKAFAYVLSLILPYLETFDLRSLTVYSPIALAGTEFAANPQAVALSTIWGYFGIALIYGIAYAAFALGIGMWLFQTRELGGAEG, from the coding sequence ATGTACCGCACATACGTCATCCTTCGGCACACGTTCTTCGAGGCGATCGTCCAGCCGATCTATTCGCTGCTATTGGCGATCGGGGTCGGCATCCTGACGATCTTCGCGCTGCTGCCGTTCTTCACGCTGGGTGAAGACACGATCATGTTCAAGGCAGTGGGGCTCGACGTCATCCTGCTGCTCGTGCTGCTGGCGACGCTGTTCGCGACCAGCAAGTCGATCTTCGACGAGATCGAGGACCGCACGATGCTCACGCTGATGAGCAAGCCGGTGCAGAAGTGGCAGGTGCTGATCGGCAAGTACCTGGGCATCATCCTGGCGGCGTTGCTGGCGGTGGTGGTGCTGGGGGCGATTCTTTGCTTAGCGACCTACCTGCGCATCCCGGCCGACTATCAGCTGCGCACGAACACGCTCGACGAGCGCGACGTCGCCCGGCTGGCCGACTACCGCGCGATGCACATCGCCGGGCTTATTCCCAGCTTGCTGTTGTCGTGGATGCAGATCAGCGTTTTGGCGGCCATCGGGGTGGCGCTGTCGACCCGGTTCTCGCTCGTGGTGAACTTGCCGACCGTCATCATTCTGTACATCGCCGGCAACCTCACGCGGTTCCTGTTCCCGATCAACTTTGGCGCTAACGACGCCGGCACGCCGCTGGCGGACCGATCGGTGATTGTGAAGGCGTTCGCGTACGTATTAAGTCTTATTTTGCCGTATTTAGAGACGTTTGACCTGCGTTCGCTGACAGTTTACAGCCCCATCGCGCTCGCCGGCACCGAGTTCGCCGCCAACCCGCAGGCGGTCGCGCTGTCGACCATTTGGGGCTACTTTGGCATCGCGCTGATCTACGGCATCGCCTACGCGGCGTTCGCGCTGGGCATCGGAATGTGGCTCTTCCAGACCCGCGAACTGGGTGGAGCCGAGGGGTAG
- the corA gene encoding magnesium/cobalt transporter CorA gives MISAFIKFADGEISTDTSVATLSRAVRDPKATFWVDMIKPTDDEYALLDDVFGFHPLAIEDSIKYLQRPKIESYNHIGDSFRQGYFYMVIHGPDLSSFRDKLRTKELDMFVSERYLITIHDEEMTSVKENLVRASVDPARMLDGGIDILLYHILDRLVDNYGPILENLQEEIDDVEEQSVTDPTPELLQQIATKKRDLLNFRRIIGPQRDVLAQLTRGDVPFIREGTRVYLRDVLDHLTRAVEMIELYRDLIVGARDIYMSSMSNNLNQVMKTLTIITVIALPLNILTGFFGMNFEVAEFKWMLDHQTGFWVTIVLALTFVGLLLYLFNKKKWL, from the coding sequence ATGATCAGCGCGTTCATCAAGTTTGCCGATGGGGAGATCTCCACCGACACCTCCGTCGCCACCCTCAGCCGCGCGGTGCGCGATCCGAAGGCGACGTTCTGGGTCGACATGATCAAGCCGACCGACGACGAATATGCGCTGCTCGACGACGTCTTCGGTTTCCATCCGCTGGCGATCGAGGATTCGATCAAGTACCTCCAGCGGCCGAAGATCGAGAGCTACAACCACATCGGCGACTCGTTCCGGCAGGGCTACTTCTACATGGTCATCCATGGACCCGACCTCTCCAGCTTCCGCGACAAGCTGCGCACGAAGGAACTGGACATGTTCGTCTCCGAGCGCTACCTCATCACGATTCACGATGAGGAAATGACCAGCGTGAAGGAGAACCTCGTCCGCGCAAGCGTCGATCCGGCACGGATGCTGGACGGCGGCATCGACATCCTGCTCTACCACATCCTCGACCGCCTCGTCGACAACTACGGCCCGATCCTGGAGAACCTGCAGGAGGAGATCGACGACGTCGAGGAACAGTCCGTCACCGACCCCACGCCCGAGCTGCTGCAGCAGATCGCGACGAAGAAGCGCGACTTGCTGAACTTCCGCCGAATCATCGGCCCACAGCGCGACGTGCTGGCCCAGTTAACGCGCGGCGACGTGCCGTTCATTCGTGAGGGGACGCGCGTGTATTTGCGCGACGTGCTCGACCACCTCACGCGGGCCGTGGAAATGATCGAGCTGTACCGCGACCTGATCGTGGGCGCGCGCGACATCTACATGTCGAGCATGAGCAACAACCTCAATCAGGTGATGAAGACGCTGACGATCATCACGGTGATCGCGCTGCCGTTGAACATCCTGACCGGCTTCTTCGGCATGAACTTCGAGGTGGCCGAGTTCAAGTGGATGCTGGACCACCAGACCGGCTTCTGGGTCACGATCGTGCTGGCGCTGACGTTCGTCGGCCTGCTGTTGTACCTGTTCAACAAGAAGAAGTGGTTGTGA
- a CDS encoding glycosyltransferase, whose product MDPVFKYTLVVLYLFVLATVAFYGLHRYVLVYLYIKHRNNAYLPKAQWPELPRITVQLPMFNEGPVAERIIASTCKIDYPLDKMQIQVLDDSTDESQAIAKAAVAEWAAKGYDIVYLHRTNREGYKAGALEEGLKSATGDYVAIFDADFVPPIDILHNVVHYFTDDKIGMVQIRWDHLNRDASLLTRSQAIFLDGHFVIEHTARNRSGRFMHFNGTAGVWRRATIADGGGWQHDTLTEDLDLSYRCQVKGWQFVYLPQYAAPAELPPEMIAFKQQAHRWTKGSFQTCLKLLPSILRSKHLPYAVKNEAFFHLTNTLVYPFMVILTLMMYPSMFIFDGLLAKYTFKNYFFTGTLFILATCSASTFFIFAQRELFGKKVGWKTLLHLPVLMALGVGISLNNAKAVIEAIISHYKGKPSEFVRTPKYGANGKVRSAWSGNSVLTFKRLALPIVEVAFGIYTLSFIFLSLAYGYGWSSIPFLMIFAGGYFYVGFSSLWVLWKMHQDMREQMELAAAVPTPASVG is encoded by the coding sequence ATGGATCCTGTCTTCAAATACACGCTGGTCGTGCTGTACCTGTTCGTGCTCGCAACGGTCGCGTTCTACGGCCTGCACCGGTACGTGCTGGTTTACCTGTACATCAAGCATCGCAACAACGCCTACCTGCCCAAGGCCCAGTGGCCCGAGCTGCCGCGCATCACCGTGCAGTTGCCGATGTTCAACGAGGGCCCGGTTGCCGAGCGCATCATCGCGTCGACCTGCAAGATCGACTATCCGCTGGATAAAATGCAGATCCAGGTGCTCGACGACAGCACCGACGAGTCGCAGGCCATTGCCAAGGCCGCAGTCGCAGAGTGGGCGGCCAAAGGGTACGACATCGTCTACCTGCACCGCACGAATCGCGAGGGGTACAAGGCTGGCGCGCTCGAGGAAGGCCTGAAGTCGGCGACCGGTGACTACGTCGCGATTTTCGACGCCGACTTCGTTCCACCGATCGACATCCTGCACAACGTTGTGCACTACTTCACCGACGACAAGATCGGCATGGTGCAGATCCGCTGGGACCACCTGAACCGCGACGCGTCGCTCTTGACCCGATCGCAGGCGATCTTCCTCGATGGTCACTTCGTGATCGAGCACACCGCCCGCAACCGTAGTGGCCGGTTCATGCACTTCAACGGCACCGCCGGCGTGTGGCGCCGCGCGACGATCGCCGACGGCGGGGGGTGGCAGCATGACACGCTCACGGAAGATCTGGACCTGTCGTACCGGTGCCAGGTGAAGGGTTGGCAGTTCGTCTACCTGCCGCAGTACGCCGCCCCGGCCGAGCTGCCACCGGAGATGATCGCGTTCAAGCAACAGGCCCACCGCTGGACAAAGGGCAGCTTCCAGACCTGCCTGAAGCTGCTGCCGAGCATCCTGCGCAGCAAGCACTTGCCGTACGCGGTAAAGAACGAGGCGTTCTTCCACCTGACCAACACGCTCGTCTACCCGTTCATGGTCATCCTGACCTTGATGATGTACCCGTCGATGTTCATCTTCGATGGTTTGTTGGCGAAGTACACGTTCAAGAACTACTTCTTCACCGGCACGCTCTTCATCCTGGCGACCTGCTCGGCCAGCACGTTCTTCATCTTCGCCCAGCGAGAACTGTTTGGGAAAAAGGTTGGCTGGAAGACGCTACTGCACCTGCCGGTCCTGATGGCGCTGGGCGTGGGCATTAGCCTGAACAACGCCAAGGCGGTCATCGAAGCGATCATCTCGCACTACAAGGGCAAGCCGAGCGAGTTCGTGCGGACGCCCAAGTACGGCGCCAACGGCAAGGTCCGCAGCGCTTGGAGCGGCAACAGCGTCCTCACGTTCAAACGGCTGGCGCTGCCGATCGTGGAGGTCGCGTTTGGCATCTACACGCTGAGCTTCATCTTCCTCAGCCTGGCCTACGGGTACGGCTGGAGCAGCATCCCGTTCCTGATGATCTTCGCTGGCGGTTACTTCTACGTCGGCTTCAGCAGCCTGTGGGTGCTCTGGAAGATGCACCAGGACATGCGCGAGCAGATGGAACTGGCCGCGGCGGTTCCGACCCCGGCAAGCGTGGGTTGA
- the rplQ gene encoding 50S ribosomal protein L17 gives MMRGRQLSRDTEHRKALRRNLIQSLFEHGSIRTTGPKAKEVKALAEKLITLAKTGTLNARRAVIATLQDRRVTDEDQEFVVDEKGREMTVVRRLFDEIAPTFADRNGGYTQIIKTSDFRIGDGGDIVVLQLVTKATAPTGTIRRSAGLRRKRNEKRHAFAAKLAKAAKGESAPAETPAAT, from the coding sequence ATGATGCGCGGCCGGCAGTTGAGCCGTGACACGGAACACCGTAAGGCGCTTCGGCGCAACCTGATCCAAAGCCTGTTCGAGCACGGCTCGATCCGCACGACCGGGCCCAAGGCCAAGGAAGTGAAGGCGCTGGCCGAGAAGCTGATCACGCTGGCCAAGACCGGCACCTTGAACGCCCGCCGCGCGGTGATCGCCACGCTGCAGGACCGCCGGGTGACGGACGAGGATCAGGAGTTCGTGGTCGACGAGAAGGGCCGCGAGATGACGGTCGTCCGCCGGCTGTTCGACGAGATCGCCCCGACGTTTGCCGACCGCAATGGTGGGTACACGCAGATCATCAAGACCAGCGACTTCCGCATCGGCGACGGTGGTGACATCGTCGTGCTGCAGCTGGTGACGAAGGCGACCGCGCCCACCGGCACGATCCGCCGCTCCGCCGGCCTGCGTCGCAAGCGCAACGAGAAGCGCCACGCTTTCGCCGCGAAGCTGGCCAAGGCCGCCAAGGGTGAATCGGCTCCCGCCGAGACGCCGGCCGCGACTTAA
- a CDS encoding DNA-directed RNA polymerase subunit alpha encodes MRIRWRGLELPSRVLRDEQVSTEQYAKFTAEPFERGFGTTVGNSLRRILLSSLEGAAVTHIRLKGADHEFSSLPGVLEDVTDIILNIKSLIVKLDSEDVKTMTLRANKAGPVTAGMIEADPSITIIDKDHVIATLTEDVDFDMTLTVSKGRGYVTASDNIDDADEQETGHIAVDSIYSPVTRVRYATEDARVGQKTDYDRLVLEIWTNGTITPEMALVEASKILRKHLNPFVQYFELGSDTANEDAIAMLRDSNRALIDPELQSKLGMTVQELDLSVRANNCLESAKISTVRELVKKTDADLLKVRSFGKTSLREVKRKLADMGLSLGMDLDAAQANLDAATMADDDYDDDDDDAVEQETETANQ; translated from the coding sequence CAGTACGCGAAGTTCACCGCCGAGCCGTTCGAGCGCGGGTTTGGTACGACCGTGGGCAACAGCCTGCGTCGCATCCTCCTGTCGTCGCTCGAAGGGGCCGCGGTCACGCACATCCGCCTGAAGGGTGCCGACCACGAGTTCAGCAGCCTGCCCGGCGTGCTGGAAGACGTCACCGACATCATCCTGAACATCAAGTCGCTGATCGTGAAGCTCGACAGCGAAGACGTGAAGACGATGACCCTCCGCGCCAACAAGGCCGGTCCGGTCACCGCCGGCATGATCGAGGCCGACCCGTCGATCACGATCATCGATAAGGACCACGTCATCGCGACGTTGACGGAAGACGTCGACTTCGACATGACGCTGACCGTCAGCAAGGGCCGTGGCTACGTCACGGCGTCGGACAACATCGACGACGCCGACGAGCAGGAGACTGGCCACATCGCCGTCGACAGCATCTACTCGCCGGTCACCCGTGTGCGTTACGCGACGGAAGATGCCCGCGTGGGTCAGAAGACCGACTACGACCGGTTGGTGCTGGAGATCTGGACCAACGGCACGATCACGCCGGAGATGGCGCTGGTCGAGGCGAGCAAGATCCTCCGCAAGCACCTGAACCCGTTCGTGCAGTACTTCGAACTGGGCAGCGACACCGCCAACGAGGACGCGATCGCGATGCTGCGCGACAGCAACCGCGCCCTGATCGACCCCGAGCTGCAGAGCAAGCTTGGCATGACGGTCCAGGAACTGGACCTAAGCGTGCGGGCCAACAACTGTCTGGAATCGGCCAAGATCAGCACGGTGCGCGAGTTGGTGAAGAAGACCGACGCCGATTTGTTGAAGGTTCGCAGCTTCGGCAAGACGTCGCTTCGCGAAGTGAAGCGTAAACTGGCCGACATGGGCCTGAGCCTCGGCATGGATCTGGATGCCGCTCAAGCCAACCTCGACGCCGCCACGATGGCCGACGACGATTACGATGACGACGACGATGATGCCGTCGAACAGGAAACCGAGACGGCGAACCAGTAG